The Pseudomonas sp. MPC6 nucleotide sequence CCGCGCCGGCGCCAATCACCACCACCTCCACGCTTTCACGGTTCATGACTGCACCTCCACGGCCTGGACATTCAGCGGTTGATAGATCAAATCCCGAGCCCCTTCCTGGGAACGGATACGCATGCCGTCAACCGCTTCGATCAGGCAGCTCTGGCGGTTGGGAACACCGTCGATCTCCACCAGGCATTCGAAGCACACGCCCATCATGCAGTACGGCGCCCGGGGCGACTCGCTGACCGGCGTGGCGCGAAAGCGGCTGATGCCGGACATCAGCAAGGCCGCCGCGACGCTGATGCCGGCGGGCACGCTTAGCGGTTGATCGTTGAAGGTCAGGCTCACCGTCCGCGTCGCCCTGACCTCACTCATGACCGGTTGAAACAGCGGATCAGTGCGCATGTGAAAACACCTTGTCAGTTAGAAAACGATCACCGCAAAACACCTCAAGCTCCTCAGGTCGAGCGCCGCCCATGATCCACGGCGCGATGCGCAGGGCATGGGCGGCGGCCAGGGTCACGCCGCTGTGGCAGGTGACCACGAAGGCGCCCGGGTGCGCGCTGGATTGCTGGTAGATGGGCAAGCCGTCCGGGCTCAACACCCGCAATGCGCCCCAGGCCCGCACCAGCCGCACATCGCGCAGCAAGGGAAAGGTCGCCACACCACGTCTGGCGATCGCGGCCAGAACCTCGGTGGAGGTGCCGTCATCGAAGCCCACCTCCTCCATCGAATCCCCCAGCTGCACGGTGCCTTCGTCGGTCTGGCGGACGTTGAGGGTCGGGTATTCAAGAAAGGGCCGCAGCCGTTCGCTGATCAACACCTGTCCGCGATTGGGCGCCACCGGTGCATACAGCCCCACCTGCCGCGCCAGCGCCGCATTGCCCAGCCCGGCGGCCAGGACTATGCGTGGCGCGACGAAACTGCGCTGCCCGGCCTTGACCCGAAACTCGCCGGGGGCGCAGTCGATGCGATCGACCTGCACGCCGCCATGCATCTGCGCGCCTTTGGCTTGCGCGGAGGTATGCAGCGCCCGCAGCAGTTTTAATGGATTGACGTGGCCGTCCTGCGGGGTGTAACTGGCGCCGATCACTTTGGGTCCGATCAATGGCAGACGCGCTTTCACTTCAGCGGCGTCCAGCATCTCGTACGGGTAATCGCCCAGCGCATCCTGCAAAATCTGCAATCGCGACTGGCGCTCCAGCAGTTCTTCGTCGCTGAAGCACATGTGGAAACCACCGGGCTGCTTGAGCTGCACGTCGACCCCGCTGTCGGCCAGCAGCGCTTGCGCGAACGCCGGCCAGCGGCTCGCCGAAGAGCGGGTCCAGCGCGCGTAATCCGGCAGGTCATGGCCTTTGCCCTGGACCCAGACCAGGCCGAAATTGCCTCGGGACGCACGAAACGCATCGTCGCCCTGATCGAGCACCACGGTG carries:
- a CDS encoding (2Fe-2S)-binding protein, giving the protein MRTDPLFQPVMSEVRATRTVSLTFNDQPLSVPAGISVAAALLMSGISRFRATPVSESPRAPYCMMGVCFECLVEIDGVPNRQSCLIEAVDGMRIRSQEGARDLIYQPLNVQAVEVQS
- a CDS encoding FAD-dependent oxidoreductase: MSQDRLKVVQSDVIVVGGGLVGTAVAYGLARSGVDTVVLDQGDDAFRASRGNFGLVWVQGKGHDLPDYARWTRSSASRWPAFAQALLADSGVDVQLKQPGGFHMCFSDEELLERQSRLQILQDALGDYPYEMLDAAEVKARLPLIGPKVIGASYTPQDGHVNPLKLLRALHTSAQAKGAQMHGGVQVDRIDCAPGEFRVKAGQRSFVAPRIVLAAGLGNAALARQVGLYAPVAPNRGQVLISERLRPFLEYPTLNVRQTDEGTVQLGDSMEEVGFDDGTSTEVLAAIARRGVATFPLLRDVRLVRAWGALRVLSPDGLPIYQQSSAHPGAFVVTCHSGVTLAAAHALRIAPWIMGGARPEELEVFCGDRFLTDKVFSHAH